One Zeugodacus cucurbitae isolate PBARC_wt_2022May chromosome 3, idZeuCucr1.2, whole genome shotgun sequence genomic region harbors:
- the LOC105220240 gene encoding uncharacterized protein LOC105220240 isoform X4, translating into MDQWVSDSFYSYFPGYTNEYQKRQEILRNRQRENQENFIKHQEMLQTSQKQTRLVAPTFIPSNQLDPTLTKHCSGSTANMPLLTTTLSNDKTDLEIIVTNPNYQPTKYLNSRPNTTRHKLLRDLSHTALSSNEDIYADRNERVEFETNRKKEYQRELMEQIEEKRRNVQLLREKEHMEDEALTRRLQEQLKTINLEEKLAKENVLAEKIRKDTEQNRLMRAQLLAKLENDTNLLSDNQNNTKGEVPADTGDINLKNVKCSEKENFNKNKVYKYFSNSARQDSRHSFNRSLYRNLSPERECFHLSEKICPKCDGPLKSYEGLNCQQRISTKQIENEAVQLKFKDNTIYCDKQSSRVNSSTDETVKADCRSVQVDGNYMDKYVNSFVLVCHKCERMYTLCRNCVAKNSVCRSCNRKLNVCMNCRRNLCNICLNEIATGQNTERTHRNDTQDEENPLKQGGNSFHIFNLNTTSPNIYEDSYSSSSVGTVAKENENSTCHHIKNNLSDEKPQLLAFDSIEIKLNKSDKYCYLDDDENSCIDSVRRETDRHLSRYLKNYGDVALLRIDKQRSKSESRHRGTQTINSNLKRRDIMLNEEHNLSMPLLREMPKMTRKQFLNFPEMVVTQRKRKIDCLKRKWEVPAVQKCIITQNSPYILTQVGAIRKQLQAECLADAQFNSDDSIS; encoded by the exons ATGGATCAGTGGGTGTCCGattcattttattcatattttcctGGATATACGAATGAGTATCAGAAACGTCAAGAAATTTTGCGAAATCGGCAACGCgaaaatcaagaaaattttataaaacatcaa gAGATGTTACAAACGTCTCAAAAACAAACACGTCTTGTTGCACCAACGTTCATTCCTAGTAATCAACTTGACCCAACTTTAACTAAACATTGCTCTGGATCAACTGCTAATATGCCTTTGCTAACTACTACACTGTCCAACGACAAGACTGATTTAGAAATTATAGTAACGAATCCTAACTATCAACctacgaaatatttaaattcacgACCAAATACCACTCGCCACAAACTTCTTCGAGATTTAAGTCACACAGCTTTATCATCAAATGAAGATATTTACGCCGACCGTAACGAACGTGTAGAG tttgaaacaaatcgaaaaaaagAGTATCAACGAGAATTAATGGaacaaattgaagaaaaaaggcGTAACGTTCAACTTTTGCGAGAAAAGGAACATATGGAGGATGAAGCTTTAACAAG gcGTTTACAAGAGCAACTTAAAACTATTAATTTGGAGGAAAAATTGGCGAAGGAAAACGTGCTCGCTGAaaag ATTCGAAAGGACACAGAACAAAATCGGCTAATGAGAGCACAACTTCTTGCTAAGTTAGAAAATGATACTAATCTTCTAAGTGACAACCAAAATAACACAAAAGGAGAAGTCCCAGCGGACACTGGCGATATTAATTTAAAGAATGTAAAATGCTCAGAGAAGgagaattttaacaaaaataaagtttataaatactTTAGTAATTCAGCTCGTCAAGACAGCCGCCATTCTTTCAATCGGAGTTTATATCGAAATTTAAGTCCTGAAAGAGAATGTTTTCACTTGAGTGAAAAAATTTGTCCAAAGTGTGATGGGCCTTTGAAGAGCTATGAAGGTCTAAATTGCCAACAACGAATCTCtacaaaacaaatagaaaacgaAGCAGTTCAATTAAAGTTTAAAGACAATACCATTTATTGTGATAAACAGAGTTCTAGAGTTAACAGTTCAACTGATGAAACAGTCAAGGCGGATTGTAGATCTGTTCAGGTTGATGGAAATTATATGGACAAATATGTGAACAGTTTTGTATTAGTTTGTCATAAATGTGAACGTATGTACACACTTTGTCGTAACTGCGTTGCAAAAAATTCTGTTTGCCGAAGCTGCAATCGTAAACTTAACGTTTGCATGAATTGTAGGCGTAATTTATGTAATATCTGTCTAAATGAAATTGCAACGGGCCAGAATACTGAACGGACACATAGAAACGATACGCAA GATGAAGAAAATCCTTTAAAGCAAGGCGGAAATTCATTTCacatattcaatttaaatactACGTCCCCAAATATTTATGAAGATAGTTACAGCAGTTCATCAGTTGGCACCGTTgctaaagaaaatgaaaactctACATGTcatcatattaaaaataatttgagcgATGAGAAGCCACAATTGCTTGCCTTCGAtagtattgaaataaaattaaataaaagcgaTAAGTATTGCTATTTAGATGATGATGAGAATTCGTGCATTGACAGTGTCCGTCGAGAAACGGATAGGCATCTTTCTCGGTACTTGAAAAATTATGGTGATGTGGCCTTATTGCGGATAGACAAACAACGTAGCAAGAGCGAATCTCGCCATCGTGGTACACAAACAATCAATTCGAACTTGAAACGCCGTGATATTATGCTGAACGAGGAGCATAATTTATCGATGCCATTGCTACGAGAAATGCCAAAAATGACGCGgaagcaatttttaaattttcccgaAATGGTCGTAAcacaaagaaaacgaaaaatcgATTGCCTCAAGCGGAAGTGGGAG GTGCCAGCCGTACAAAAGTGCATTATTACTCAGAATTCTCCCTATATCCTGACTCAAGTGGGCGCTATTCGAAAGCAACTGCAAGCTGAATGTTTGGCTGATGCGCAGTTTAATTCCGACGATAGCATATCGTAA
- the LOC105220240 gene encoding uncharacterized protein LOC105220240 isoform X3, giving the protein MIKNIQLQLPDEMDQWVSDSFYSYFPGYTNEYQKRQEILRNRQRENQENFIKHQEMLQTSQKQTRLVAPTFIPSNQLDPTLTKHCSGSTANMPLLTTTLSNDKTDLEIIVTNPNYQPTKYLNSRPNTTRHKLLRDLSHTALSSNEDIYADRNERVEFETNRKKEYQRELMEQIEEKRRNVQLLREKEHMEDEALTRRLQEQLKTINLEEKLAKENVLAEKIRKDTEQNRLMRAQLLAKLENDTNLLSDNQNNTKGEVPADTGDINLKNVKCSEKENFNKNKVYKYFSNSARQDSRHSFNRSLYRNLSPERECFHLSEKICPKCDGPLKSYEGLNCQQRISTKQIENEAVQLKFKDNTIYCDKQSSRVNSSTDETVKADCRSVQVDGNYMDKYVNSFVLVCHKCERMYTLCRNCVAKNSVCRSCNRKLNVCMNCRRNLCNICLNEIATGQNTERTHRNDTQDEENPLKQGGNSFHIFNLNTTSPNIYEDSYSSSSVGTVAKENENSTCHHIKNNLSDEKPQLLAFDSIEIKLNKSDKYCYLDDDENSCIDSVRRETDRHLSRYLKNYGDVALLRIDKQRSKSESRHRGTQTINSNLKRRDIMLNEEHNLSMPLLREMPKMTRKQFLNFPEMVVTQRKRKIDCLKRKWEVPAVQKCIITQNSPYILTQVGAIRKQLQAECLADAQFNSDDSIS; this is encoded by the exons gaCGAAATGGATCAGTGGGTGTCCGattcattttattcatattttcctGGATATACGAATGAGTATCAGAAACGTCAAGAAATTTTGCGAAATCGGCAACGCgaaaatcaagaaaattttataaaacatcaa gAGATGTTACAAACGTCTCAAAAACAAACACGTCTTGTTGCACCAACGTTCATTCCTAGTAATCAACTTGACCCAACTTTAACTAAACATTGCTCTGGATCAACTGCTAATATGCCTTTGCTAACTACTACACTGTCCAACGACAAGACTGATTTAGAAATTATAGTAACGAATCCTAACTATCAACctacgaaatatttaaattcacgACCAAATACCACTCGCCACAAACTTCTTCGAGATTTAAGTCACACAGCTTTATCATCAAATGAAGATATTTACGCCGACCGTAACGAACGTGTAGAG tttgaaacaaatcgaaaaaaagAGTATCAACGAGAATTAATGGaacaaattgaagaaaaaaggcGTAACGTTCAACTTTTGCGAGAAAAGGAACATATGGAGGATGAAGCTTTAACAAG gcGTTTACAAGAGCAACTTAAAACTATTAATTTGGAGGAAAAATTGGCGAAGGAAAACGTGCTCGCTGAaaag ATTCGAAAGGACACAGAACAAAATCGGCTAATGAGAGCACAACTTCTTGCTAAGTTAGAAAATGATACTAATCTTCTAAGTGACAACCAAAATAACACAAAAGGAGAAGTCCCAGCGGACACTGGCGATATTAATTTAAAGAATGTAAAATGCTCAGAGAAGgagaattttaacaaaaataaagtttataaatactTTAGTAATTCAGCTCGTCAAGACAGCCGCCATTCTTTCAATCGGAGTTTATATCGAAATTTAAGTCCTGAAAGAGAATGTTTTCACTTGAGTGAAAAAATTTGTCCAAAGTGTGATGGGCCTTTGAAGAGCTATGAAGGTCTAAATTGCCAACAACGAATCTCtacaaaacaaatagaaaacgaAGCAGTTCAATTAAAGTTTAAAGACAATACCATTTATTGTGATAAACAGAGTTCTAGAGTTAACAGTTCAACTGATGAAACAGTCAAGGCGGATTGTAGATCTGTTCAGGTTGATGGAAATTATATGGACAAATATGTGAACAGTTTTGTATTAGTTTGTCATAAATGTGAACGTATGTACACACTTTGTCGTAACTGCGTTGCAAAAAATTCTGTTTGCCGAAGCTGCAATCGTAAACTTAACGTTTGCATGAATTGTAGGCGTAATTTATGTAATATCTGTCTAAATGAAATTGCAACGGGCCAGAATACTGAACGGACACATAGAAACGATACGCAA GATGAAGAAAATCCTTTAAAGCAAGGCGGAAATTCATTTCacatattcaatttaaatactACGTCCCCAAATATTTATGAAGATAGTTACAGCAGTTCATCAGTTGGCACCGTTgctaaagaaaatgaaaactctACATGTcatcatattaaaaataatttgagcgATGAGAAGCCACAATTGCTTGCCTTCGAtagtattgaaataaaattaaataaaagcgaTAAGTATTGCTATTTAGATGATGATGAGAATTCGTGCATTGACAGTGTCCGTCGAGAAACGGATAGGCATCTTTCTCGGTACTTGAAAAATTATGGTGATGTGGCCTTATTGCGGATAGACAAACAACGTAGCAAGAGCGAATCTCGCCATCGTGGTACACAAACAATCAATTCGAACTTGAAACGCCGTGATATTATGCTGAACGAGGAGCATAATTTATCGATGCCATTGCTACGAGAAATGCCAAAAATGACGCGgaagcaatttttaaattttcccgaAATGGTCGTAAcacaaagaaaacgaaaaatcgATTGCCTCAAGCGGAAGTGGGAG GTGCCAGCCGTACAAAAGTGCATTATTACTCAGAATTCTCCCTATATCCTGACTCAAGTGGGCGCTATTCGAAAGCAACTGCAAGCTGAATGTTTGGCTGATGCGCAGTTTAATTCCGACGATAGCATATCGTAA
- the LOC105220240 gene encoding uncharacterized protein LOC105220240 isoform X2, with protein MEEDTQRFLKSHGKRNPIPSNVDNGFNSVVEEYKDTDISKSDKEIANHAEVEIADTKIDKNDAKPEKKDEMDQWVSDSFYSYFPGYTNEYQKRQEILRNRQRENQENFIKHQEMLQTSQKQTRLVAPTFIPSNQLDPTLTKHCSGSTANMPLLTTTLSNDKTDLEIIVTNPNYQPTKYLNSRPNTTRHKLLRDLSHTALSSNEDIYADRNERVEFETNRKKEYQRELMEQIEEKRRNVQLLREKEHMEDEALTRRLQEQLKTINLEEKLAKENVLAEKIRKDTEQNRLMRAQLLAKLENDTNLLSDNQNNTKGEVPADTGDINLKNVKCSEKENFNKNKVYKYFSNSARQDSRHSFNRSLYRNLSPERECFHLSEKICPKCDGPLKSYEGLNCQQRISTKQIENEAVQLKFKDNTIYCDKQSSRVNSSTDETVKADCRSVQVDGNYMDKYVNSFVLVCHKCERMYTLCRNCVAKNSVCRSCNRKLNVCMNCRRNLCNICLNEIATGQNTERTHRNDTQDEENPLKQGGNSFHIFNLNTTSPNIYEDSYSSSSVGTVAKENENSTCHHIKNNLSDEKPQLLAFDSIEIKLNKSDKYCYLDDDENSCIDSVRRETDRHLSRYLKNYGDVALLRIDKQRSKSESRHRGTQTINSNLKRRDIMLNEEHNLSMPLLREMPKMTRKQFLNFPEMVVTQRKRKIDCLKRKWEVPAVQKCIITQNSPYILTQVGAIRKQLQAECLADAQFNSDDSIS; from the exons gaCGAAATGGATCAGTGGGTGTCCGattcattttattcatattttcctGGATATACGAATGAGTATCAGAAACGTCAAGAAATTTTGCGAAATCGGCAACGCgaaaatcaagaaaattttataaaacatcaa gAGATGTTACAAACGTCTCAAAAACAAACACGTCTTGTTGCACCAACGTTCATTCCTAGTAATCAACTTGACCCAACTTTAACTAAACATTGCTCTGGATCAACTGCTAATATGCCTTTGCTAACTACTACACTGTCCAACGACAAGACTGATTTAGAAATTATAGTAACGAATCCTAACTATCAACctacgaaatatttaaattcacgACCAAATACCACTCGCCACAAACTTCTTCGAGATTTAAGTCACACAGCTTTATCATCAAATGAAGATATTTACGCCGACCGTAACGAACGTGTAGAG tttgaaacaaatcgaaaaaaagAGTATCAACGAGAATTAATGGaacaaattgaagaaaaaaggcGTAACGTTCAACTTTTGCGAGAAAAGGAACATATGGAGGATGAAGCTTTAACAAG gcGTTTACAAGAGCAACTTAAAACTATTAATTTGGAGGAAAAATTGGCGAAGGAAAACGTGCTCGCTGAaaag ATTCGAAAGGACACAGAACAAAATCGGCTAATGAGAGCACAACTTCTTGCTAAGTTAGAAAATGATACTAATCTTCTAAGTGACAACCAAAATAACACAAAAGGAGAAGTCCCAGCGGACACTGGCGATATTAATTTAAAGAATGTAAAATGCTCAGAGAAGgagaattttaacaaaaataaagtttataaatactTTAGTAATTCAGCTCGTCAAGACAGCCGCCATTCTTTCAATCGGAGTTTATATCGAAATTTAAGTCCTGAAAGAGAATGTTTTCACTTGAGTGAAAAAATTTGTCCAAAGTGTGATGGGCCTTTGAAGAGCTATGAAGGTCTAAATTGCCAACAACGAATCTCtacaaaacaaatagaaaacgaAGCAGTTCAATTAAAGTTTAAAGACAATACCATTTATTGTGATAAACAGAGTTCTAGAGTTAACAGTTCAACTGATGAAACAGTCAAGGCGGATTGTAGATCTGTTCAGGTTGATGGAAATTATATGGACAAATATGTGAACAGTTTTGTATTAGTTTGTCATAAATGTGAACGTATGTACACACTTTGTCGTAACTGCGTTGCAAAAAATTCTGTTTGCCGAAGCTGCAATCGTAAACTTAACGTTTGCATGAATTGTAGGCGTAATTTATGTAATATCTGTCTAAATGAAATTGCAACGGGCCAGAATACTGAACGGACACATAGAAACGATACGCAA GATGAAGAAAATCCTTTAAAGCAAGGCGGAAATTCATTTCacatattcaatttaaatactACGTCCCCAAATATTTATGAAGATAGTTACAGCAGTTCATCAGTTGGCACCGTTgctaaagaaaatgaaaactctACATGTcatcatattaaaaataatttgagcgATGAGAAGCCACAATTGCTTGCCTTCGAtagtattgaaataaaattaaataaaagcgaTAAGTATTGCTATTTAGATGATGATGAGAATTCGTGCATTGACAGTGTCCGTCGAGAAACGGATAGGCATCTTTCTCGGTACTTGAAAAATTATGGTGATGTGGCCTTATTGCGGATAGACAAACAACGTAGCAAGAGCGAATCTCGCCATCGTGGTACACAAACAATCAATTCGAACTTGAAACGCCGTGATATTATGCTGAACGAGGAGCATAATTTATCGATGCCATTGCTACGAGAAATGCCAAAAATGACGCGgaagcaatttttaaattttcccgaAATGGTCGTAAcacaaagaaaacgaaaaatcgATTGCCTCAAGCGGAAGTGGGAG GTGCCAGCCGTACAAAAGTGCATTATTACTCAGAATTCTCCCTATATCCTGACTCAAGTGGGCGCTATTCGAAAGCAACTGCAAGCTGAATGTTTGGCTGATGCGCAGTTTAATTCCGACGATAGCATATCGTAA